A section of the Pithys albifrons albifrons isolate INPA30051 chromosome 4, PitAlb_v1, whole genome shotgun sequence genome encodes:
- the TRPA1 gene encoding transient receptor potential cation channel subfamily A member 1: MKRSLLRLCQSREKAAASSSYQGVVCEADAASVASQDVFKVISDGSACRLRSFIKKNRSGLTKVDELNATPLHHAAEGGQIELMQLIIDDSSCQVLNVMDSSGNTPLHWATKKNQIESVRLLLSRGANPNILNSNMMAPLHMAVQSLHNEIVKILVQHSSTDVNLEGEAGNTPIIVACYKDNPEALTLLIENGGKICKPNKTGCMPIHAAAFSGAKTCMEILLKKGEELGHSAKTHINFTNNGKCSPLHLAVQSGDLEMIKMCIEFGAQIDLKQNEKCTALHFAATQGATEIVKLMMSSYAGEESIIDAVDGNKETLLHRTALFDHYELAEYLISMGANIDSVDIEGRSPLLLATSCASWKIVNLLLSKGANVSLKDHLGRNFLHLTVLQPGGLQHLNEKYLQMEHIKNLVVDEDNEGCTPLHYACRQGVALSVNNLLSLNVSIYSKSRDKKSPLHFAASYGRINTCQRLIRDMKDTRLLNEGDKKGMTPLHLAAQNGHEKVVQFLLKRGALFLCDYKGWTALHHAAFGGYTRTMQIILDTNVKCTDRVDEEGNTALHLAAREGHAKAVRLLLDYGAKILFNRALASFFHEAIHNRRKDVVSAVILHKRWEEAVVTFSHYSSANKCPLLEMVEYLPDSFKLVLDNCIIESSEEKTSRDFYIEYNFRYLQCPLTLNKKVKDGEDIFYEPLITLNAMVRHNRMELLSHPVCKEYLLMKWMAYGFRAHLMNLGIYSLGLIPLTLLVTHIQPARPLNGTELYEARPLEYEDSYFTRVCMCLVLIMSLLGICKEIFQLIQQKLKYLLDYSNLLDWTIYTTSIIFVSSLFINTPAHLQWECGAIAVYLSWMNFLLYLQRFENYGIYVVMFWEILRTLIRIAVVFFFLILAFGLSFFVLLGSQQTYSTPLLSVMKTFAMMLGDINYHDAFLDPLLSSELPYPFLSYTVLIIFTLLIPILLMNLLIGLAVGDIAEVQKYAALKRIAMQVNLHTNLEKKLPFWFLSRVDQESITVYPNRPRYCGFMSVFQYCFGYEDSTTYAQSPDTTLELEVLKQKYRLKDISTLLEKQHDLIKLIIQKMEIVSEAEDEDSNDLFQHKFRKRQLEHKNSKWDTVLKAVKTSVPNPSTEKNNSFF; encoded by the exons ATGAAGCGCTCTCTGCTGCGGCTCTGCCAGTCGCGGGAGAAGGCGGCTGCTTCCAGCTCCTACCAGGGCGTCGTCTGCGAGGCGGACGCCGCCTCCGTCGCCTCGCAGGATGTCTTCAAG GTTATTTCAGATGGAAGTGCCTGTAGGCTACGGAGCTTCATTAAGAAGAATCGTTCTGGGCTTACAAAAGTGGATGAATTAAATGCCACCCCACTGCATCATGCTGCAGAAGGAGGACAAATAGAACTAATGCAGTTGATCATAGATGATTCTTCCTGTCAAG TCTTAAATGTGATGGATTCTTCTGGAAATACCCCACTGCACTGGGCCACAAAGAAAAACCAGATTGAAAGTGTTCGTTTGCTTCTCAGCAGAGGAGCCAATCCAAACATTCTCAACTCCAATATGATGGCACCTTTGCATATGGCTGTTCAGTCCCTGCATAATGAAATTGTGAAG ATTTTAGTCCAGCATAGCAGTACAGATGTTAATTTGGAAGGTGAAGCAGGGAACACACCTATAATTGTAGCGTGTTACAAGGATAATCCTGAAGCACTGACACTCCTG ATTGAAAATGGAGGGAAAATAtgtaaaccaaacaaaacaggatGTATGCCTATCCATGCAGCTGCATTTTCTGGTGCAAAAACATGTatggaaatacttttaaagaaaG gTGAAGAATTGGGTCACTCTGCTAAAACCCACATCAATTTTACCAATAATGGAAAGTGCAGTCCACTTCATTTGGCAGTTCAAAGTGGGGACCTTGAAATGATAAAAATGTGCATTGAATTTGGAGCCCAAATCGATCTAAAACAG AATGAAAAATGCACTGCACTTCATTTTGCTGCCACTCAAGGAGCAACTGAGATTGTAAAGCTAATGATGTCATCCTATGCTGGTGAGGAATCCATTATTGATGCTGTAGATGGGAATAAGGAAACGTTGCTTCACAG GACAGCATTGTTTGATCATTATGAACTGGCAGAGTATTTGATTTCAATG GGGGCTAATATTGATAGTGTTGACATAGAAGGTCGATCCCCACTTCTGTTGGCCACCTCCTGTGCATCATGGAAAATTGTGAACTTACTGCTATCAAaag GAGCAAATGTGTCATTAAAAGATCATCTTGGTCGCAATTTCCTGCATTTGACGGTATTGCAGCCTGGAGGATTACAGCATCTGAATGAGAAATATCTGCAG ATGGAACATATTAAAAATCTTGTAGTGGATGAAGATAATGAAGGATGCACTCCATTGCATTATGCATGCAGACAAGGTGTGGCCCTCTCTGTAAATAATTTACTCAGCCTCAACGTTTCCATCTACTCCAAGAGCAGGGACAAGAAGTCACCCTTACACTTTGCTGCCAG TTATGGGCGCATCAATACATGTCAACGACTTATAAGAGACATGAAAGACACAAGACTTTTGAATGAAGGTGATAAAAAGGGAATGACTCCCCTTCATTTGGCAGCCCAGAATGGTCACGAGAAGGTAGTTCAGTTTCTTCTGAAGAGGGGGGCTCTTTTCCTCTG TGATTATAAAGGCTGGACAGCCTTGCACCATGCTGCCTTCGGAGGATACACTCGCACAATGCAGATAATTTTGGATACTAATGTGAAGTGTACTGACAGAGTGGATGAAGAAGGG aacacagctttgcacctgGCTGCACGAGAAGGACATGCCAAAGCAGTAAGGTTACTTCTTGACTATGGTGCAAAAATTCTGTTCAACAGAGCATTAGCTTCTTTTTTCCATGAAGCAATACACAATAGGAGAAAAGATGTAGTGTCTGCTGTCATTTTGCACAAAAG ATGGGAAGAAGCTGTTGTGACATTCTCTCACTATTCCAGTGCCAATAAGTGTCCGTTGCTGGAAATGGTTGAGTATCTTCCTGATTCATTTAAA CTGGTGTTGGACAACTGCATAATTGAGTCATCAGAGGAAAAGACAAGTCGAGACTTCTAT ATTGAATACAACTTCAGGTATCTTCAGTGTCCCTTGACACTTAACAAGAAAGTAAAGGATGGTGAAGATATTTTCTATGAACCACTTATCACTTTAAAT GCCATGGTACGCCACAATCGAATGGAGCTACTCAGTCATCCTGTGTGTAAAGAATATTTGCTTATGAAATG GATGGCCTATGGATTTCGAGCACATCTAATGAATTTAGGCATATATTCTCTTGGTCTCATCCCACTGACTCTTCTGGTCACTCACATACAGCCAGCAAGACCTTTGAATGGAACGGAGCTCTATGAAGCAAGGCCATTAGAATATGAG GACTCATACTTTACAAGGGTGTGTATGTGTTTAGTTTTAATTATGAGTTTACTTGGAAtctgcaaagaaatatttcaactgATTCAGCAG aaactgaaatatttgttgGATTACTCCAATCTACTGGACTGGACAATTTATACTACAAGCATAATTTTTGTGTcttctttatttattaatacACCAGCTCATTTGCAGTGGGAATGTGGAGCAATTGCTGTGTACTTGTCTTGGATGAACTTCTTGCTTTACCTTCAAAg ATTTGAAAACTATGGCATCTATGTTGTGATGTTCTGGGAAATTTTGAGGACTTTGATTCGGATAGCTgtggttttcttcttcctgatACTGGCCTTTGGACTGAGTTTCTTTGTCCTTTTGGGTTCACAG CAAACATATAGCACACCTCTGCTTTCTGTAATGAAGACATTTGCAATGATGCTGGGAGACATTAATTACCATGATGCATTCCTGGATCCTTTACTAAGCAGTGAATTACCATATCCATTCCTGAGTTACACAGTTCTCATTATATTTACACTGCTCATTCCAATCCTTCTTATGAACTTGCTA ATTGGTTTGGCTGTTGGGGATATCGCTGAAGTGCAAAAATACGCTGCACTCAAGAGGATTGCAATGCAG GTTAATCTTCACACCAACTTGGAGAAGAAGCTACCATTTTGGTTCTTAAGTCGGGTGGATCAAGAATCAATCACTGTATATCCCAACAGGCCAAGATACTGTGGATTTATG AGTGTGTTCCAGTATTGCTTTGGTTATGAAGACTCTACGACATATGCACAGAGCCCTGATACAACATTAGAACTGGAAGTTCTGAAGCAGAAATACAG gctCAAAGACATATCAACATTGTTGGAAAAGCAACATGACCTCATTAAATTGATTATCCAAAAAATGGAGATAGTGTCAGAGGCTGAGGATGAAGATAGCAATGATTTATTTCAGCACAAATTTAGGAAAAGGCAGTTAGAGCACAAGAATAGCAAATGGGATACAGTGTTAAAAGCTGTTAAAACAAGTGTGCCTAACCCAAGCACAGAAAAGAACAATAGCTTCTTCTAG